GGATGGATGTTTTACAGACAATATAGGACATCTAGAGCTCATACCCAAATGGGAAACAAATATATGCATTCAGAAATTATTTGGAGCACAAAATCATTGGCCCTTCCTTTTAATAGTGAAAAAAATACGCAATTTAGTAAGTTATTTCACTTCATCTGTTTTCCTTATTCAAGTACTGTCAATAGTCAAATACAGTCTTTTAAAGTTCTAAGAGGAGCTTGAGCCACAGAGTTCACCTGGCTTGTATATCACTTGtgcttttgtcattgtttttgtaGAAGTTTCTAAATCAAGTGGAAATGTGAGAAAAACCTCAGACAGCGCAGGAAAATTTTGCAATAGTACTAATGGAAAGAAATTGGGGCATTTCATaacaatattttatataaatcaaaGTACATCATAAATACATTTCAGACAGGTAAGTTATCATTTTTAGCCTTCTATGATAGGCAGAACTGTTGAATAAAGAAGTGAAGAGAAGCTTACTATTGAGCCTCAGATGTTAGAAAAAGAGATCTTAAAATGCAAATacactgtgttgtttttttcaaaaagtgaaaaaaaaaaggaatgctagAAATTGACAgaaagtatctttaaaaaaacttCAGGGAGACAAATAATAAAACGATCAAGTGCTGGCATTATCAACTCTAAAGAACACTTCAAATCACATTTAAAACAGATTTACACAAACAGTTAATACAATTGTCTGCCACACTGACTGCGCTCACATTCCCCAATAGCACTAtgaaacattaatttttaaaaaggtatgAAATGTGCATTTGTCATCCAAACAATCACATTAGAGAACTGGTCAGCATTTAGATGACCTCTATTGTACATGCTTCTTTATCCAGGTAGACATTTGGCAACATATATACACAGGAAAGCTCTCAGCAGTCACCACACCACCGTGTGCTTGACAACACAACATACACAATGAAGCACTGACATTTCAGAAAAGTTAATAGTTAGCTCAACTGCACTTTGTCATTTAGTTACCTGCCCCACTGTGTCCATATTTCTTACATCTTCTGACACACTAATGGATTTGCCCTGCTCATTCCATACGTGACGAATAACTTGGACTATGTGTTTGTGCAGCGTGCTGACTGCATTGCCCAAGGTGGTGACGAGTTCTTCCGTAGAGAGGTTGTTTCTGGCTGCTGTGCTACAGGTATATTCAAAGAACACCGCATCAATTTAATTCTCCACACATTTAACAGAATTTCTCACTTCACCCCAAATAGACACATaaagcagaaatttaaaaattgcCTATGTACGCTACAATAATTAGGCAGcctgtaattttttctttttttcagaatattttacttATCTTTTGTATCCACATGCAAAACACCAACATGACTTGACTTTTAATGTGTCTTAATATGCAGAGACCAAGCTTTGCCAGGCTTGGAGAACACACaacatcaaaacaaaaataatcacagCCTCCAGATGCTGTTGCAACTGCAAAAGGCATAATTCAGTGAAAGATGTGTGCATAGAGCAGTTAAACAATATTACTGCTTTAGAAACAAGGCAGTTTAATTAAACATTTGGGAGAAGCAATTGAAGTATCACCAAAAGGTAAGCAAGGGCCTCTAGGTACTGGTATAACTGGTACTAACAGAAACTATATGATGCAATAAGCCCTCAACCGAACAGGCAGCAAGGCTAGAGGAAAATTGCCACTTGATCTCCTCTACAGAAACAGGtgcgaagaaaaaaaaatggcaccCTAGGTTTGTTCTATGACCCAACACAACCGTACATAGTCTCCTAATTGCCACTCTAAGTCTACACTGACTTTTACCGACATACCACCCCTATAAAAATCTGACACAATGAACCGGCATCGACCAAATCTCATCCCATGCAGATCCACTCCTCTTAAAGAGAcattaataaaagagaaaaagagttgGGCCTCCAAGTAGCATGGTCTAAGATAATTTAAGGCTTTACATGTTATAGAGGAAAAAGTAGTATGTTAAATTTCTACTGGTATATTTTCTTCAGTCATTAATGTTACATAAAATGTTTAGATACTAGATATTAAAAAGAACAAGTAAGACCTTGAAAATTTtatctttctgaaaacagaaaaacctgTAAGTTTGCTGTAACAAAAAACCAGCTGAAAACACTACCTATAAACTGTACCTTTATCATGGCAGAGGTCAACATTGTAAAACCACGTGCCCTTCAAACAGGCACAAATGCTTGCTTCTGATCTCCAAGAAACAAGTTTTTAGAACACGCTTCTTCCAGGCAAAGGCCTAGCTGACTTAGCTTTAGAACTGAGCTTAACTTCCTATTTTATTTTGCCAGTAGTCCTAAAGCTTGCAGACAAGATCTTAGCACAATTTCCTctctttagtttttttttttattatgaaaagtATGACTATATAAGTAACTACACAATTTTTAAGAACATAAACCAAGCCCAGAAGTTTTTTTATGTACTGAGAGTCACAAACATTTGCCCTTTTCCCAAATCAGTTAATTTTATACAGACATTTGATGTCACTTTTTAATATCACTATTAAGTCAAGGTGGAGGAAAAAGAGACATGAGGCAAAGTAAATTATTTTGTGCTTACCTAAATAGAAAGGAAACAACGTTAGCTATTTTTGCGAGGTCACCAACATTAATCTCAATCCCCGTTGCTTGAATTCTCTAGAAACAGAATGTCCAAACAATTACAAATAATAACTTATGCATTAATAAAACCCTCTTTGTACatatatacacagaaaaaaaaacagaacttgGGGAATGTATCCTTTACAGCATATACAGCTAATACACTTGCTTATAAGGACTCGTATCCAAGCTTACCTGACACAGTTCAGCTGTATTTACACCTGGGATTTTATTGTTCAGATGTTGAATTATTTGTTCACACTGTAAAGAAAGtaagtttgaaaatattttttaatattgtattttaatataCAAGACAAAGTCAGTTTGAATACTTGGAGAGTacgaaacaacaacaacaaaaatggtTAATGCAAAAATGGACAACAGGAGGATGTTTTAAATGCAGAATGAAGAATAAAACCATAGCAATAACCAATCTCAAAATTACATCAAATCCAAGAAAAGCAAATATACTCAGTCGAGACTTCTGGTTACTACCTCACTAGCTACTCCTACTTAACACACCATTCTCATCCTAATTGAACAGTCATCCTGTTCAAGTGCATGCTACAGTAAACAAGCTGAGTGTTTTCTAGACAAGCCAGCTTGATATCTCATTTAGATGAAAGgtaaacacacattttttaaatatcttctgTAGTAAAAAACCATAAATTTAAAGTAAGCCCACTACTCTTAGCAGGACTAGTCCATTTTAGGAGTCACATAAATCTAAGGTACCACATACATAAGAGTCCCTTTTGCAACAGACAAAAACCTGAAGAGCTTAAACAAACAGGTTTCCTATAATTTCTTAACACACCTGGGGTACATTAAgtagagtgtggccagcaggtagagggaggttctcctccccctctacactgccctagtgaggccccatccggagtactctgtccagttctgggctccccagttcaagaaagatgaggagctgctggagagagtccagtggaggactatgaggatggtggggggactggagcatctctcctacaaggagaggctgagggagctgggcttgttcagcctgaagaagagaaggctgcgaggggaccttataaatgcttacaaatatctgaagggtgggtgtcaggaggatggggccagactctcttcagtggagcccagcaacaggacaaggcgcaatgggcacaaactgaagcatgggaagttccatctgaacatgaggaagaacttcttccctctgagggtgacgaagcactggaacgggctgcccagggaggttgtggagtctccttctctggagatattcaagacccgcctggacaaggtcctgtgcagcctgctgtaggcgaccctgctttagcaggggggttggactcaatgacccacagaggccccttccaaccctgaacactctgtgattctgtaatcagagTGCCAGAAGCCCTTCCGCATCCCATTTATTGCTCTACTTACCAGTTCCGCAAAAAAGTCTTGAGGTATTAAATTAATCTTATCTGCTGCACCCCCAACATCTGCAAAACACAGGCAGCAGCGATCAGAAGCAAATCCTTAGAGGGCTGTAGTAATAAATCCAGTGACTCTCTGAAGAACTCCTAGGTCATCATGCATGCACCTACCCTGAAATCAAAGCCTTCCTTAAGGGAATTTGTCCCGAACTGCACTAACGCAacccgccccgcacccccagcaAAGTCTGACAGGCGCGACTCGGTAAGGCCTTGGAGCCCCAGGCCCGGCCTATGCCACTGCCCGGCCTGACAGTCCCGAccagctccccctgccccgcGGGGCGGCGGTCAAGCCCCTCGGCTTACCGGGAAGCCGGGCGCGCCCAGGGCCGCTGCTCGACCTACGGCTACGCTGCCTCGTCCCGGCCACCTCCCGATAAGGCCCCTGGCGGCCCACCGTGAACGGCCACCCCCCAGGAGAGGTGGCTCAGCCCCCCGACCTAACCCcgaccggccccggccccgctccccacaTCGGGGTCCCCTCACCCAGCGCCTCCAGCGCCCGCGCCACCGCCACCACAGAGCCGGCGGCCATAGCGCCGCGCACCCGCCAAGGCCCCACTTCCGCCACACAGAAGCTCGCCACCCTGATTGGCTCCGGGCGATACCAGAGCGAGGCAGGGCCAGCGGCCGCGCCCCTATTGGCTGGCGGGCGGGGAGCATGCGCTGTGTTCCGCCGGGAGGGAGCCGCGCGGGGTTCGAGTCAGcgctgggagggtgaggagggatcTGTGTGCTTCGCGGCGTAAATAGGTGCAAGTAAAACCAGGGCTGCGTTTTGAGAGATTGTTGGGTCTGCGGGCGGAAAAGGTCGCCTGCGGGCGGTGGCTCAGGGCCTTGCAGGCCGGGGCTTACCCCTGCTTCACCGCAGGCCGGCCAGAGCCTACTCCTGCTTCACCTCAGGCCGGCTGTGGCCTCCCGCTGCAGGCCCCTGCGCTGGTGGCTTGGGAAATCGTCTGGGGAGGCTTTCGGAAGCTCCAGTTCAGGGCACAACTGGTTTGTGCAACAAGCTTAAACAGATCTGTTATTAACTGGTGCCAGGGTTTTCTTGGTGCATTTTGTTACAGTCTCAGCtacataaatcatgcgctgttctGTGTGCATGCAGCACACGCGGTGTGTTGAGCTTGGTACAGATACATAGAGTGACTGTGCTTTGTACAGGTGGATTGTGGAATCACCTGTACCACATACAAATAAACTGTGCCATTCACAgagtgtttggggttggaagggacctctgtggataattcagtccaaccctcctgccaaagcagagtcacctagagcaggctgcacaggaccttgtccaggcgggtcttgaatatctccagagaaggagactccacaacctccctgggcagcccgttccagtgctccgtcaccctcagagggaagaagttcttcctcatgttcagctggaacttcccatgctttaCTTTGTGCCTGTTagtctcttgtcctgttgctgggcaccactgaaaagagtctggccctatcctcctgacacccacccttcagatatttgtaggcatttataaggtcccctctcagccttctcttcttcaggctgaacaagcccagctccctcagcctttccttgcaggagagatgctccagtcccctcatcaccttgGTAGCCCTCCTTCATAGACAATTTGTGTAGATAAACTATATCTTCAGTTCTATGGGAAAATGACCATTCACTGTGAAACTAGAGCTAGAACCATGTTCAATCAGCTTTGCACACTCAACTGAATTAAGTTTGGGGTGTAGCTGGAGCCCTGGAACAGCACTGATCCTTCATCAATTTCACCTTTTAAGAATAGCAAACACTCTTAGATTTCTCTAGTAACCAGTTTTACATTGgccttttagatttttttctatattgtAATGCTACAGTCTCCGCAGATCTGTTGTAAGACTGAGACAGAGTAGTAAAACATAACTTGTCATGCAGTAGCGCTCGCTAgtttaaaattatgtattttcaataaatgttaattaaaatatgGAAGATATTTCAGGAAAAAGAGCAGTTATTATGGAACATGGTGTGTGTTTATGAGCTTTATACATTTATGGTCTGTCTGATCCTGGCCTCTCCCTTTTAAAGTATCTAATTAAGTGTGGAAATGTTTTTGAGTAGTATGTGATTTTATGATCTCATGATTGTCAAAACACTTACTGGTAAGATCTGTCTCTGATAGCAAGGACTTGACTTAACAATCTGTTTGTTCCTAACTTAGGTAACTATTACATGCTGTGTTATCTAGAGAACTTCACGTATTACTTTATACTACAATTTCATGAAGTCTCTTAGTAGTGCCTTTAGCACTATGACTAATATTAGTtacttttcattctttctccaAGATGTGGAGATAGATGTGAAATTGAACGTCTTGGTGGTTTGGTAATTACAGAATCATCTGCTGAAATTTGGAGTTATTTTCGGGTTATTTTCATCAACATATAAACATGCGCTTAGTTCTTTGAATTTGGAACAGAAGGTGGGGAAGTGTGTAATGATTTTAGCCTGTCTGCCCGTCcacaaatttaaaatttaaactgtGTATCTTtagaaaattctgctttctgtaagtgtgctctgtgcagctttttgtggcagaggaaggcagatggggactgggatggtgACCTGACAGTACAAGCCCGCTAGGTAAGCACCGAGAACTTCGTGTGAGGAGACACTTGGTATAGAAACGAGAAGATGAATCTCATGAGCTACAAGTAGACTGGATTGCTGAAGAGATACGCTGCAGTATTGATAGGTCAGGACACAAGCCTCAGGCACAGGCGTGTAGCATCACTGTAGCCCTGCTAAGTGATCGCAGGTGTTACCGTAGCGGCCCTAACATGATCGAAGTAGGTAGTGTTCTGCCTAAAGGCCTTTGTGTCATTGGAATAATAGGAGTTTGTTGTTTTTACTTAGAAGAAGAGTTAGTATTACCTCTAAATCAAGGAGCTGTCCTTGGAAGAGGTGAGAACACCCTGAGAAGACTGCTCGTTAGCGCTTGGCTAGTTTTGGCTGGTTCCAGTGGAAAAGCAGTGTCCAAAAGTAGCCTATCCTTCATTATAatacattataatactaaaaatcacaccccctgggGGCAACACCCTCAGACCCTTCCTCACTGAACACGAGCAGTGTAAAAATGCTGACCAAGTATTAGGTAAATGACGCAGCCGGTCAGCGGCACGGACTGCCCCGTGGGCTGAAACTTCCTGGTGAGAAATGGCATGAAGGTTGGTGTCTTTTGTAAATCAGGTGTGCTGGTGTTACCGAGCGTCCCAACTTGCGCAGCTTCGTAGGGAATATCTCGTCTCAGCGTGTGAGATTGGTCGTTGCACACCGGGAACGAACTTGCACTTTTGCGACAACACAGTGAGTAAAATTTAATAAAACCACCACCAGGCAGCTTACTCCATTTCACAGAACGGGGCGTAACTTGCACCAACACTCTCCAAAGAACTACACCAAGTTCTTGGCCACGCTCTTGCGGCAGACGGGAGAAACTCCCACTGCGCTTCCTGGAGCCTGGGCCCCCGGCTGCGGTGGGGACCTCGCCGCCCGCGTCCTCGCTGCCGCAGGCACCGCAGCCTTCCCAGCCGACGCGCAGGTTCCCACTGCCACCGCTCCGCCGTTCCACCGGCAGCCCGGCGTGCttcccccagcgctgcccgcaCCTCGCCGCCGGCGAACGGCTGCGGTTCAGCTCAGGGGCCGGAGGTCGCTCCGCAGGGGCCCTGCTGTTCCCAGCCCTCGGCGCCCGCTTCCCGCCAGGGCTCCGCGGGCCGCCTGCAGCGGGACCGGGGGTGGGGCCGGGATCGgctgcgggggcggcggggcgcccCCCGGCGGCTCCTGCGCACCACGCAGGCCCCGCCGGGCGGGAGcaagcgcggggcggggcggccgaggCACCACCGCTTGCCCCGCCGGGAGAGTCCATTGCCGAGGGGAGCCAAgagggtgggaagggggaaaTCTTCAGGCCGTCGTTGCCCGGGAGCACCCAGGTTGGAAAGCGGTTATTGTAGTGTGACGCTGCCGCGGGCTGCTGCTCCGAACCGGGGGAAAGGGACGCATGGGGGAGCGGGAAGGTCGGTTTCTTCTCAACCCCCCCCCCGCGGTGGTGCGGTCCCGGGTCAGGTCTGAGGCGAGGCGGTGGGAGGTGCTGTCAGCGCCGCGCTGTGAGGTTCAACCCAGTGCCGGTACCgggagccgccccgccgccaccgccatGGAGCCCCATCGCTGGCTGCCCCTGGAGGCCAACCCCGACGTGAGTGCCCGGCTCGGTGGTGGGTGGCGGCCGGCCGCTGGCGGGCGAGGGAGGAAGGACGGagggaggatggatggatggatggcggaggggagcgggctgGGGGATGGCCGgtgggggcggggagcgggggaggcCTGAGCCCGCGGACCTGGCTGGGGTCTTGACtcccttctgttttctgcttgcttttcaggTCACGAATCAGGTGAGCAGCTTCTATTTGAGGTAACCTTTCGTCTCCCTGCAGTTTGAGGCCCATCTCCTCTCATTGTCGTGTAGTAAAGGCTCCTGCTTCCCCAGCGGGAGtaaccccctcctcccccacgGGTGTCTGCGCTGGGTCTCCCAATGCGGAAGCCTCAGAGTACACAGTGTCATGTAACGATAGggcatgaaagaaaaaacagtggaggaaaagagaacAGATGTGGCCTGGCTGTTAGGGTAGTGTAATTGTGTGTTTCAAGGTGGGTTTTAAGTCATTAATTGATGATTAAAGCATtattatatatttatgtataatgTGAGCCAGTTCTGGACCTGTACACAATGGCTTTGTGCCTTGTATGGACCTGCTTGCATCACTGTGTCgcagcctttttcttctttggctGACTGTAAGAAATAACGTTGTTTCACCATATTTGCACTGTGCTGCTTATTCATGAGTGTATCTGCATGATTtgttgttgctggttttgttaGTGTAGCAGAATCCACACTAGAGAAAGGAAGCTTGTTCTAGTCCACAAAACAATGTAAGTGCTAGATACACTGACTGAAAGGAAATCATCATGCAGGGTTGGACTATGTGTGTTCTCAGTGATAATTCTGAGTATCTTTAACAAGCATTAGAGGTCAGGTGTTGATCCCGGCAGGCCTATTGATAATGTTAAGGGTGTTTTTCAAGCCCAAAGACTGAAGCTTCTATCAGTAAGATGATATTCTTAAAACTGTATTGTTGAACTATTTTGGAAATTAGGAATTTCTGCGTGCAagtgatgtattttttttgttgttgttactggaATACACTGACTGAGTCCGCAGGAGAGTGGAGGGTTTTTTGATGCTGGGTCATTTTGTACTTTGCTTTATAGTTTCATAGGAGGAATAATTTTATGATTCTTAGAGTATTGCTGCTGTGGAGCAATTTGAGAATTTTTTAATCCCAGTCCTGAGTTAAAATCAACAACCTTTTCTGGGAGCTTTTCTCACATGTATGCTGTAATTttctcatgttttatttttttttttttaattttgaaattcagCGACTAAATTCCAGTTTGAAGGAAAATAAGTGTGAATAAATAACTAGTAGAATTTCAAATTCTTGAACTTCTCACTTTCCAGATGTTGAAATGAGCTTATCATGGTACAAATAAAGTCCTGTCAGCTATAAAGGAGGAACTGAGGAAGAAAAACTAGTTACTTTTTCCAAATATCTGATTTACCCTGTGTCACTACGTGTTTATGTTATATGGAGAAAATCCTAGAAGAACGTTAAATGAACAATTCTAAGTGTGTTCAAAACCTGCCTCTCTTGCCCGTTGGCTTTACATTGATGATGGATGATATCTGTCAATTGTGGATGATCGTGGATTATAGGACCTTCTACTCTGCAAGGATTTTCTTGTTAATGTTTCTGTACAGAAAAGGCCACTTGAGACCAGTTAGACTTCCTCATTCACTATGTTGTGCCAGTCTTAACTGAGCAGTGGTTATTATTATCTAGACTTGtggtatataatttttttaaaaaaaggacaaaaatatgGTCAATGTCAAATATGAATACACCTTGCATTATTAGTCATTGTTCTTTTAATCCGATCAGTACACTGGTAAACTGTGTAGCAACAGGGCTGTTAGTCACCAGTTATTCATATCCTgcttaaaacaacaacaatagtAATTTGAGATTCAAGTGAAGTTGCAAACACATTCTTAAAAAAACCTGTTGAGTTAATTGCAGGGACCGACTTTTTTGTGGCACTCTGTGCTGTGGTCTGTAAAATATTCTGGAATTCTTcaggattaaaataaaaaacaaacacagtgtGTCCCTAATAGCTAGAGTACGTGTGTCTAGTAGTAGTGTAATATATGTATCTCTTTACACAGACATTTAGCCATGTATTTCTTGGTgatgggtgtttgttttttttgatattttgggttttttaaattgtattttgtttGTATTACTTGAGTTAGACTATCCTTGGAACATACTACTTCTGTTTCTGTTATTGCTAGGTGTGGTAATGAACTTTTAAAACCCTCAAAATTTCCAGTCACCTGTAAGATGCATGGATTCTTAAGTATTAGATTGTAGTCAGAACTGTCATTAACAAATGCTtagcttatttttattattgtaccaatcattttattccctttttttaataGTAGCAAGAAAGGAAATGCACTAAATGCAGGTGCATTTGCTTTTAGTGTGTTCTTACCATACTGTGCATTTTGAAATGTAAGTTACGAATTGAAGACTCATTCAATCTTTGTGGTAGAAATTCAGACAATAATGGAGAAAAACTGGTATTTGTCAGTTGTAGGGTATGTGAAATCTTTCAAAAATATCTTGAAAGTTTTTCTCTATCTGAAAACATATATGTTCTAATACAAATTTAGGAATTTCTAAATCCTTAGTGTATATAGGATTTCTGTGTGCATATGTGTTAGAATTGTTTAAAGGTTCAGAAACGGGCTGGTGAGGATCAACAGGAATATACTTTCTTAGCTTTAAAGATTTCCAGTGGCAGTGACTCACTTGGAATGCCACAGTCACATATCTGTAGTGATCTTTTTAAGAGAGAAGTTGACGTAGTTAAAAGTACCATGCAGTGCTAATTTTATTGTCACAATACTTTCCCCCCCCCACACACTTCTGCAGTCTGATAGAATGAATTGTTAGTCTATATCTGATACAGAAATAGTTGATGATTCAGCATTTACAAAGCTCCACTTGTGTACAGTGGTTAACAGGGAATCGTTTCTTCTCTTTGACCTTCAGCTGGGGAGCCTGACATGACCAGTACTACCCATCTTCCTGAACCTCTTACGAGACCTTCCCCACTAatggagagagaaagcaagaaaatgggGTTTGTCTGCCCACTGTTTACCAGATGGTGTTTGGCTGTGTGTCTTGTTCTCAATTTCTTctaccacaaaaacaaaaaaaatcagactgcatACAAATTTTTTGGAGTGAAAAGATCAGACACAAGCTGATTGTTCTTCATCATGACATCACTTCAGTCTGGCACACAACCCACGAGTGATTCCCTAGCAAGCATAGATAAACAAAAAAGTAATGTTGGTGGATATCTTGATCTGCTGTGATCTCTTACCTGTCTTCTCACGTGTTCTAAGAAATATCCTTACTTACTAGATAAGGTACCATGTCAGCTCATGCCTTCGTTATATGCAGATAAGGATAGAGTAATTGACTGCATCTGATTATGAAGCTCAAGCACTGGCTCCAGGTAGTTCAGAGTTAAACTGTTGAGGGTTGGCTGCGACTTGGGTTTTTCTTGCCACATAGGGCTTGCTTGCTGGTT
The window above is part of the Opisthocomus hoazin isolate bOpiHoa1 chromosome 1, bOpiHoa1.hap1, whole genome shotgun sequence genome. Proteins encoded here:
- the COMMD6 gene encoding COMM domain-containing protein 6, with protein sequence MAAGSVVAVARALEALDVGGAADKINLIPQDFFAELCEQIIQHLNNKIPGVNTAELCQRIQATGIEINVGDLAKIANVVSFLFSTAARNNLSTEELVTTLGNAVSTLHKHIVQVIRHVWNEQGKSISVSEDVRNMDTVGQFVDIKWKLGVAMSSDTCRSLKYPYVTVTLKVADPSGQITDKSFEMTIPQFKNFFRQFKEMAAVLETV